From the genome of Papaver somniferum cultivar HN1 chromosome 2, ASM357369v1, whole genome shotgun sequence, one region includes:
- the LOC113347746 gene encoding alkylated DNA repair protein ALKBH8 homolog isoform X2 translates to MEVQNQEECNRILREVFGDSSSEPELEEDDDDIRTPNSGWIKIKKIKGLWLFKDFLSLQQQASLLSAIKSEGWFTEEEEEEEEEEEEISSQNQAMRFGDLPSWAIQLSNSICETICFNQDGDGDADDEMSVFPANLLWREPLFDQLIANAYQPGEGIGAHIDLMRFEDGIAIVSLESECVMHFTRLETEVNASDCIEKGEENEDRQPFITKIPVLLTPGSLIVMSGEARYKWKHEINRKPGFQLWGGQEIRQQKRISVTLRKLCETK, encoded by the exons ATGGAAGTACAGAACCAGGAGGAGTGTAATCGTATTCTGAGAGAAGTATTTGGGGATTCTTCATCAGAACCAGAATTAGAAGAAGATGACGATGATATCAGAACCCCTAATTCGGGATGGatcaaaatcaaaaagattaaggGTTTATGGTTATTCAAAGATTTTCTCTCTTTACAACAACAAGCTTCACTGCTTTCAGCAATCAAAAGTGAGGGATggtttactgaagaagaagaagaagaagaagaagaagaagaagaaatctcttCTCAAAATCAGGCAATGAGATTTGGTGATCTTCCATCATGGGCTATTCAACTTTCTAACTCTATTTGCGAAACAATTTGTTTCAATCAGGATGGTGATGGGGATGCGGATGATGAAATGAGTGTTTTTCCGGCTAATTTGCTGTGGAGAGAGCCCCTCTTTGATCAACTCATAGCTAATGCTTACCAACCAGGTGAG GGAATAGGTGCTCATATAGACTTGATGAGGTTTGAGGACGGAATTGCCATCGTCTCTTTAGAATCTGAATGTGTGATGCACTTCACTCGACTTGAAACGGAAGTGAACGCATCCGATTGCATTGAGAAgggagaagaaaatgaagatcgTCAGCCTTTTATTACAAAGATCCCTGTTCTTTTGACACCAGGGTCTCTAATTGTTATGAGTGGAGAAGCACGATACAAATGGAAACATGAAATTAACCGAAAGCCAGGTTTTCAGTTGTGGGGAGGACAAGAGATCCGTCAACAAAAGAGAATTTCTGTTACATTGAGGAAGCTTTGCGAGACGAA GTGA
- the LOC113347746 gene encoding alkylated DNA repair protein ALKBH8 homolog isoform X1 gives MEVQNQEECNRILREVFGDSSSEPELEEDDDDIRTPNSGWIKIKKIKGLWLFKDFLSLQQQASLLSAIKSEGWFTEEEEEEEEEEEEISSQNQAMRFGDLPSWAIQLSNSICETICFNQDGDGDADDEMSVFPANLLWREPLFDQLIANAYQPGEGIGAHIDLMRFEDGIAIVSLESECVMHFTRLETEVNASDCIEKGEENEDRQPFITKIPVLLTPGSLIVMSGEARYKWKHEINRKPGFQLWGGQEIRQQKRISVTLRKLCETK, from the exons ATGGAAGTACAGAACCAGGAGGAGTGTAATCGTATTCTGAGAGAAGTATTTGGGGATTCTTCATCAGAACCAGAATTAGAAGAAGATGACGATGATATCAGAACCCCTAATTCGGGATGGatcaaaatcaaaaagattaaggGTTTATGGTTATTCAAAGATTTTCTCTCTTTACAACAACAAGCTTCACTGCTTTCAGCAATCAAAAGTGAGGGATggtttactgaagaagaagaagaagaagaagaagaagaagaagaaatctcttCTCAAAATCAGGCAATGAGATTTGGTGATCTTCCATCATGGGCTATTCAACTTTCTAACTCTATTTGCGAAACAATTTGTTTCAATCAGGATGGTGATGGGGATGCGGATGATGAAATGAGTGTTTTTCCGGCTAATTTGCTGTGGAGAGAGCCCCTCTTTGATCAACTCATAGCTAATGCTTACCAACCAGGTGAG GGAATAGGTGCTCATATAGACTTGATGAGGTTTGAGGACGGAATTGCCATCGTCTCTTTAGAATCTGAATGTGTGATGCACTTCACTCGACTTGAAACGGAAGTGAACGCATCCGATTGCATTGAGAAgggagaagaaaatgaagatcgTCAGCCTTTTATTACAAAGATCCCTGTTCTTTTGACACCAGGGTCTCTAATTGTTATGAGTGGAGAAGCACGATACAAATGGAAACATGAAATTAACCGAAAGCCAGGTTTTCAGTTGTGGGGAGGACAAGAGATCCGTCAACAAAAGAGAATTTCTGTTACATTGAGGAAGCTTTGCGAGACGAAGTAA